From Streptomyces chrestomyceticus JCM 4735, one genomic window encodes:
- a CDS encoding sodium:solute symporter family protein has translation MITLAAGLRLPTNGLDYAILAVYFAVVLGIGFAARRSVKTSLDFFLSGRSLPAWVTGLAFVAANLGATEILGMAATGAQYGVAVVHWYWIGAIPAMVFLGLVMMPFYYGSRVRSVPEFLLQRFDKSAHLLSSVLFAFAAILIAGVNLYALSIVVEALLGWPQWVAIVVAGVFVLAYITVGGLSSAIYNEVLQFFVILAALIPICVIGLKRVGGWDGLTSSLDKSHGHSFLTAWDGTGIGEPNALGANWLTIILGLGFVLSFGYWTTNFAEVQRALSAKNLSAAQRTPLIAAYPKMFIAFLVMIPGLVAAVVVPQIGHEGAEFTYNDAIPLLMRDLLPNGVLGIAVTGLLAAFMAGMAANVSSFNTVFTSDIWAKYVRPGREDRYYLRFGRLVTAVGVLCSIGTAFLAASFNNIMGYLQTLFSFFNVPMFVVFIIGMFWKRASMKSGVWGLVAGTTAAMVNYFWIYKQGIIAIPTDQGANFVSAIVAFVVGAVVMVGVTLFTRPKPEAELAGLVYGTRSPGLDEPPAEGDDAWYRKPALLGWGAIVLAALCYVPYSF, from the coding sequence ATGATCACCTTGGCCGCAGGGCTACGGCTGCCCACCAACGGACTCGACTACGCGATTCTGGCCGTCTACTTCGCCGTCGTCCTCGGCATCGGCTTCGCCGCCCGGCGCAGCGTGAAGACCAGCCTGGACTTCTTCCTGTCCGGGCGGTCGCTGCCCGCCTGGGTCACCGGCCTGGCCTTCGTCGCCGCCAACCTCGGCGCCACCGAGATCCTCGGCATGGCCGCCACCGGCGCGCAGTACGGCGTCGCCGTCGTGCACTGGTACTGGATCGGCGCCATCCCCGCCATGGTGTTCCTGGGCCTGGTGATGATGCCCTTCTACTACGGCTCGCGGGTGCGCTCCGTACCGGAGTTCCTGCTCCAGCGCTTCGACAAGTCGGCACACCTGCTCAGCTCGGTGCTGTTCGCCTTCGCCGCCATCCTGATCGCGGGCGTGAACCTCTACGCCCTGTCGATCGTCGTGGAGGCGCTGCTGGGCTGGCCGCAGTGGGTGGCCATCGTGGTGGCCGGGGTGTTCGTCCTCGCGTACATCACCGTCGGCGGCCTGTCCTCGGCGATCTACAACGAGGTGCTCCAGTTCTTCGTCATCCTGGCCGCGCTGATCCCGATCTGCGTCATCGGTCTGAAGCGGGTCGGCGGCTGGGACGGGCTGACCTCGTCGCTGGACAAGAGCCACGGGCACAGCTTTTTGACGGCGTGGGACGGCACCGGTATCGGCGAGCCCAACGCGCTCGGCGCCAACTGGCTGACGATCATCCTGGGCCTGGGCTTCGTGCTCTCCTTCGGCTACTGGACCACCAACTTCGCCGAGGTGCAGCGCGCGCTGTCCGCCAAGAACCTCTCCGCCGCGCAGCGCACCCCGCTGATCGCCGCCTACCCGAAGATGTTCATCGCCTTCCTGGTGATGATTCCCGGCCTGGTCGCCGCGGTGGTCGTGCCGCAGATCGGCCACGAGGGTGCGGAGTTCACGTACAACGACGCCATTCCGCTGCTGATGCGGGACCTGCTGCCCAACGGTGTCCTGGGCATCGCGGTGACCGGTCTGCTGGCCGCGTTCATGGCGGGCATGGCCGCCAACGTCTCGTCGTTCAACACCGTCTTCACCTCCGACATCTGGGCGAAGTACGTACGGCCCGGCCGCGAGGACCGCTACTACCTGCGGTTCGGCCGCCTGGTGACCGCCGTCGGCGTGCTGTGCAGCATCGGTACGGCCTTCCTGGCCGCCAGCTTCAACAACATCATGGGCTACCTCCAGACGCTGTTCTCCTTCTTCAACGTGCCGATGTTCGTGGTCTTCATCATCGGCATGTTCTGGAAGCGGGCCTCCATGAAGTCCGGTGTGTGGGGCCTGGTCGCGGGCACCACCGCGGCGATGGTCAACTACTTCTGGATCTACAAGCAGGGCATCATCGCCATCCCCACCGACCAGGGCGCCAACTTCGTCTCCGCGATCGTCGCCTTCGTCGTCGGCGCCGTGGTGATGGTCGGTGTCACCCTGTTCACGCGGCCCAAGCCCGAGGCGGAGCTGGCCGGCCTGGTCTACGGCACCCGGTCCCCCGGCCTGGACGAGCCGCCCGCCGAGGGCGACGACGCGTGGTACCGCAAGCCGGCCCTGCTCGGCTGGGGCGCGATCGTCCTCGCCGCCCTCTGCTACGTCCCGTACTCCTTCTGA
- the galT gene encoding galactose-1-phosphate uridylyltransferase: MKKTMTRLADGRELIYYDLRDDVVRDDTDRRPLDPVSTASEIRHDRLLGDAVAVASHRQGRTYHPPADACPLCPSRDGHGTEIPAADYDVAVFENRFPSLAGDTGRCEVVCFTPDHDASFAALTEEQAALVLEAWTDRTAELSQLPGVQQVFCFENRGAEIGVTLGHPHGQIYAYPFTTPRTERMLAQLAAHRTATGGRNLFDDVLADERADGRRVVLDTGHWTAFVPYAAHWPYEVHLYPKRRVPDLLALGEDARTEFPQVYLEVLRRFDRIFGPGEPPTPYISAWHQAPLYAADRGEFALHLELFTVRRTSGKLKFLAGSESGMNVFINDVPPEAAAERLREVASE, translated from the coding sequence GTGAAGAAGACGATGACCCGGCTCGCCGACGGCCGGGAGCTCATCTACTACGACCTGCGTGACGACGTGGTGCGCGACGACACCGACCGCCGCCCGCTCGACCCGGTCTCCACCGCCTCCGAGATCCGCCACGACCGCCTGCTCGGGGACGCGGTCGCGGTCGCCTCGCACCGCCAGGGCCGTACGTACCACCCGCCGGCCGACGCCTGCCCGCTGTGCCCCTCCCGGGACGGCCACGGCACCGAGATCCCCGCCGCCGACTACGACGTCGCCGTCTTCGAGAACCGTTTCCCCTCCCTGGCCGGCGACACCGGCCGCTGCGAGGTCGTCTGCTTCACCCCCGACCACGACGCCTCCTTCGCCGCCCTCACCGAGGAACAGGCCGCGCTCGTCCTGGAGGCGTGGACCGACCGCACCGCCGAACTCTCCCAACTCCCCGGCGTCCAGCAGGTCTTCTGCTTCGAGAACCGCGGCGCGGAGATCGGCGTCACCCTCGGCCACCCGCACGGCCAGATCTACGCCTACCCCTTCACCACCCCGCGCACCGAACGGATGCTCGCCCAGCTCGCCGCCCACCGCACGGCGACCGGCGGCCGCAACCTCTTCGACGACGTCCTCGCCGACGAACGCGCCGACGGCCGCCGCGTCGTCCTGGACACCGGGCACTGGACCGCCTTCGTCCCGTACGCCGCGCACTGGCCGTACGAGGTCCACCTCTACCCCAAGCGCCGCGTCCCCGACCTGCTGGCCCTCGGCGAGGACGCGCGCACAGAGTTCCCACAGGTCTATCTGGAAGTCTTGCGGCGCTTCGACCGGATCTTCGGCCCCGGTGAGCCGCCGACCCCGTACATCTCCGCCTGGCACCAGGCGCCGCTGTACGCCGCCGACCGCGGCGAGTTCGCGCTCCACCTCGAGCTTTTCACCGTCCGCCGTACTTCCGGCAAGCTGAAGTTCCTCGCGGGTTCCGAATCCGGCATGAACGTGTTCATCAACGACGTGCCGCCGGAGGCTGCGGCCGAGCGACTGCGAGAGGTAGCGAGCGAGTGA